In Papaver somniferum cultivar HN1 chromosome 9, ASM357369v1, whole genome shotgun sequence, the genomic stretch TAGTTATATCATCTACAATCGCTTGAATCTCGAGATGATCTTCGTACCAATCATATACTTTATTGAGATAGGTAAACCAAGGGGACTCCCCCCTATAGAACCGTATATGAAAATTTTATCTCGTACAACTCAAGCCCAAACACAGAAATACTAGCTGCAAGGGAAAGGGATATTGTATTATAATAGAAATTTGTAAAACTCCTCTTTATCTCGGATTTCATCGTCTCTCTGAAGATACGAAGGACCAAAAAGCGTAAAGCTCTTCTTTAGCTCTTCTTTGTGATGATAATGCCAAAAAATCAAGTTGGCTCATTCGTATTTATGTTGATCGTTGTAGGCCTCTTGAATCTTCAGTTTCCCTACTTTTGTTTCTGTGTGTAATATAGATTTTTTTGTTGATAGAAATTATCTTGTTGAGACCTTATGGATTTATTGAAACCTCAGATTCATACTAGAACCACAATGATTCAATAAAGCTCCCAAGATAAGTCCAAAGGTTCTCTGAGTAAGAACATGTGGATCATCACTTATTCAAGAATAAACGTAATGACTAAAAATCCTTTGGTTGATAATTATGCCCCTTAAAAAAAATTGAGTCCGGTCGCGAGGTCTAAACTAGCAGGTAAGAATCATTGTTCAAATTTTTCTTGATCTATGGATTCTGTGCTCCGGATATTAGAATAAATATTCGACGAGGTAGAACCATCTTTGTAGAGATGACAGGCCTACTCGCTATTTCAACTACATCAAATGATCTTTCAAATTGGTCAAGACTCTCAAGTTTATGGCCGCTTCTGTATGGTACCGGTTGTTGCTTTATTGAATTTGCTTCATTAATAGGCTCGCGCTTCGACTTTGATCGTTATGGCTTGGTACCAAGATCGAGTGATAGGAAAGCAGACTTAATTTTAACAGCCGGCACAGTAACAATGTAAATGGCTCCCACTTTAGTAAGATAATATGAGCGAATGCCTGAACCAAGATATACCATTGCTATGGGAGCCTGCACTATTACAGGAGGGATGTTCAGTACTGATACTTATAGTACTGTTCGAGGAGTTGATAAGCTAATTCCTGTGGATGTTTATTTGCCGGTTTGCTCGCCTAAACCGGAAGCAGTTATCGATGCTATAACAAAACTTCGTAAGAAGGTATCTCGAGAAATCTACGAAGATAGATTTGGGTCTCAACAGAATAATCGATGTTTTTACTATCGCTCACAAGTTTTATGTTGGACGCAACACACATACTGGAAATTATAATCAAGGATTACTCTATCAATCGCGATCTACTTTAGAGATACCTTATGAAACATTTTTCAAATACCAAAGTTCAGTATCTTCCCACGAATTAGTGAATTAGAGAGGTTGCTTTTCTTTTGTGCAGAAGAATAGCAAATGCCCTTCActtcaattttcaaaaatttcGTCGTAAACGTGAACTACTTATACAAATGAAAATCCAGGAGAGATTAAAAAATGCAGGGTCATTTTTCTGCCTGGCTAGTCAAGCATGGGTTAGTTCATAGATCTTTAGGCTTCGATTACCAAGGAGTCGAAACTTTACAAATAAAGTCCGAGGATTGACATTCCATTGTTGTCATTTCATATGTATATAGTTACAATTATCTACGCTCTCAGTGTTCCTATGATGTAGCACCAGGCTGACTCTTAGCTAGTGTGTATCATTTTACGAGAATCGAGTATGGTGTGGATCAGCCAGGGGAGGTATGCATAAAAGTGTTTCCCCAAGGATAAATCCCAGAATTCCGCATGTTTTTTGGATGTGGAAAAGTGCGGATTTCCAAGAACGAGAATCTTATGATATTTTTGGAATCTCTTATGATAATCATCCACGCCTGAAACATATTTTGATGCCTGAAAGTGGATAGGATGGCCCTTACGTAAGGATTATATTGTTCCAAAATTCTATGAAATACAAGATGCTCATTGAatagtaagaattttttttttatgccgCGAGATATCCAAGGAATTTTTTTACAGTCTCTTCTAGAGTAATCGAACTCTTTTTCCTATATATGGATATGGATGCGCAAAAAAATGGGTCCTCATTGAGATTCCCAAATTTGGAAGAAATTCTATTTATTTTGGGCGAGCCGGGCTAATAAGATGAATAATATGAGTTATGTACCACAAACTTTATACCGCACACATTCCTTAATAGGCTCCCGAAAGTCACGTAGGAGGGATAACGAAAtggaatatgaagaaaaaaacgaagaaataaAAGAGGATAGGATTCCACTTGTACTGGATCTTAATTTCACATTGTCTAGTCGGATCTTTCCGCACCCCCGAGACTATATATAGTCTTGGGTTTTTAGAAGCAACTAACTTCATATTGTAATTCTTTTTTTCACTATTAATATTTAGAATGTTAGGAGGAACCCGCCATGCCATGTAATCAAAAAGAACCACGAGATCCATATGATAAAGGCCCGCTTCTTATCTTTAGCCTAATTTCTTACTCAACctgtattttttcttttcccttattcttttcctttttttataCAGACTTTAAGAAAAAGGATAGGATTTTCCCTCTCTATACATTGGGACGATAACAtgtatgtatgttgattcatatCGAATTTGTATGAGTATCTATTATTAACCACAGGTTAATAATAGATACTCAATGTCAGGAACCAGATTGGAACTGGTGACACGAGGATTTTCAGTCCTctgctctaccaactgagctgCCCCAACCCTTCTTGAGGCACCATCCCCATCCTACTAGAGGGCTTGGGTATATGTCAATTCAAGAGAATAAAAAAACATTACAAAATCTTACCCAAACCCTGGAATTTCAGTAAActtcaaaaaagaaaactttTAAAGTTGAAAATAATGATGTGAACCGTGAATGATTCAAACAGTGATTCCTTGATCATAGAGTTTCCTTTGTACATATATACCACAAGACTTGTGGTACGAGTGAGGCTTTTCTGCTCCGATCCTTTTGTGAAATAATATAATGAATGAGAAATATAGCTAATTTTTGGGCGTTGccgaaaagaaaaaagagtagaAGTATAAGTAAACACTTAGGGAGTAAACCGAGCCTTTTTGTGGGGATAAAGGGACTTGAACCCTCACGATTTATAAAGTCGACGGATTTTCCTCTTATTATgaatttcattgttctctatatTGATAATGTAGAACGGGACTCTATCTTTATTCTCCTCCGATTAATCAGTTCGTCAAAAGATATATCAGACTATGGAGTGAATGGTTTGATTACTGAATATTCGATTTTTCCTTCAACTTGGAATAGATTCATAAAAATTATTCCTTTTTTTTATGTAATTTATTTAGGGCGACATTAATAGAATTTTTGATATTTCAGTACGTATACGTACGTATCATAGGTTTATCCCTCATTCTTTAAGGAGTTTAAATTCAAATTGAATAGAAGGAGTCCTCTACCAACGTAGTCAACTCCATTCAATAGAAAAACTTCCATTGAGTCTCTACACCTATCCTTTTTTTATTCTCGTTTCAGAAATCccttaatttttttcttctgaaaacaTGATTTGGCTCAGGATTGCCCTTTTTTATTTCCATGGTTTCTCTGAATTTGAAAGTTATCACTTAGTAGGTTTCCATACCAAAACTCAATTCAATCAAGTCCGTAGCGTCTCGATTAGATAGTCTTATAACTATCTTGGAACTGCTTTAGATTTCTTGCTGTGCAGATATCTAATAAATATTTTATCTGGAAAAACATAAATTATGTGTGTCGAACATGACACAACAAGGTTTTTTATGTGTTGTTCCGTATGCCATCCGGTGCTTTATTttttgtgaaaaatactataacccccttactatatgggttcaatatatagaagccccacaaaatggatccttcactatcaactccatactttaagaaaatgctactactaggcccaaaatatcaaattttcttcagatctggcccataattaattattacgaattttaataatgacaacactGCCCTTACTATGTATACAAGAGGAATCTCAGTAGATATTTTCatttatctattatttttctctctcttctcctttCATTTTCTCTTTCATCTCCGgcgaaaaaccctagaaaacttcTTCGTCGTCTCCAAATTTCAGCAATCTTCATTTTTTTCACCAATTTCGTCTCCGTAATCTCATATTTCGAAATTATTCATCGATTTATCATCATTTTAAGATCAGATTCATTCAGATTCGTTatccaaaacccataaaaattcaGTGAAAATGTCTGTGAAAATTAACTCATAATGCGATTTTTGTTATTCTTAGAGGTGATTCAAACTTAAAACCTCTAGTTCGAGTATTTAGATAAAAAATCTGCTGGTAAATCACAAGATCGGCTTCGACTACTTGTTTCTGACTCGGTTTCGACTCAATATGATGTGTTAGCAACTCAGTTGAATGAGAAAGTGTTCAATGGCGATATTCGTAGAGGATATGTGGTTCCATTGATTGACTACATGTGTAATATTATTCAGAAAGTAAGTTTTCTCTGAATTTCGATCTAATTTTAGgcttgatttcaattttttggtATTACGAATCTTTGAAATGTCAGTTCAGATTATCAGTAGGTCTTATCGTGTTTATCATCTAAGAATCTGATAGATTTTGTGGTGTGTTTATCATCATAGTTTATCTGAAAGAGTATTTTGTGAAATCTAGGGTTCGTTTGATGAACAATTTGATCGAAAAATCCTGAAACTACAAAAAGGAGAAACAACGAGGGAATTGAAATGAAGAGACATGGGAGAAATTGGAACCCTAAATCCCCTAATTAGACAGAAATCAATCAATTGCACCAACACATGTTCATGATTCCACGCTCTCATATTTTTACTTCTATATGGATTATCCCCTCTACTGTAACTGTAAGTACAAACGAAACAATTCAATTCATATATAAAGCTAACTCTCTGTATGCTAAAATTGAAATTTATATTTGAAATTGGTGTTTATCTTTTCGCTAAGACTTTTCTTTTAGTTGTGTTGTTCGCTAAGACTTATCTGAAATTTATATTTGTTTATGATACAGGTGTTTTGGTTCATAGGTGAGATTCATTTGACAGTAGTAAGCAAACAATAGGTTATTTTCCATAGGGTGCTCTTTAAAGCTAAGTTAGGCTGTTGACATGACACGAGGCTATAATCAATTGAAGCAATAATATATCGTTATTCATTTCTCATAGACTCTGCATTTGGTTTGTTGAAATTTACGATTTTAAACACAATGATTGACAAGGTTTGTTAAAATTTATAGTCTGCATTTGGTTGGTTTTTTGTTTACGTATAAGGAAACTAGCTTGGAGAAGGTCATGGTTGATCCAAATGTGAGTGTACTGATTACAACAGTTTCATCTTTAATATACACCGGTGTTAAGAGTTACAATTATGTTGTGCCGGGTTAAAACTGGCTGATGCCATTTGCAACGAGACGAACTTCACCCTGACAGTGTCATCCTCAAGAACCTTATTGGAAGTTTAAACCCTTGGTTGCTTCTTGGACCATCTTTGCTTACCAAGTTCAACCTTTCCAGGGAGAAACCTAGGCCTTCAGCCTGAAAACTGTGACAAGATAGCCTATTGTTGGTGGACTTAGCTTGGAGAGCCTAAGCATCGTCTTTCCAAACTGTGAATATGTCAGCGTTACTaagtttaattaattttttagaaATTTCCTAACAATTTTCGAATTTAGTGGAGGTGCAGGATTTAGAGAAGGATTTGGAGCTTGTGGTGGTATTGGAGCTGTAGGTAGTATGAGTGGTAGAGAAATAAGTTGAGGCATCAGTTTAAGTGGTGGTAGTGGAATTGCACAGTGTCGGCATTGTTATAAGGATGTAGAGGTTCTCGAGCTTGGAATAATGCACTACAAGTTCTTCTACGAATACGAAGTCATGCATGGAACGAATGCAGTCACTGCTGTATGATTAAATGGAACATTTGAACTCTGAATTTCTTGATTTGTTTCTCATATCTAAGTACTATGATGAGGGCATGATTAATAGTTCCGGATAACTTAAACTGCAAATGTGTAAAATTATTCTGAACATGATAGTGTGAACTGTGAAATGATCATTTTAGCTTATAAAACTGTTGAATGCATCCATTAAGCACCAAGGACTCAGACTTTGTACTCTATTTTTGGTTTAGAATTTCATTGTTTGTTCATTACCTTATGTTATTACTTAAGCCCTTTCAAGCACCATTTATTTACTGATTCGTCTCTGTTAAAGCAGGTTAGCCATCATCCCATGGTTGTTGCATGCCATTGGGTAATGGGTGGAAATTTCGGGGAGATGGTAActtaaaaagaaaattttggggaCGTTCAATTCAACTCGATCATGTCGGTGTTTTCACTCTTGAGTTTGATGATGGAGAATTTTTTCTGTGGAATAAGGTATAAAAAGAAACATAATGTAAATAACCAAACTTATTTCCTCCTGAGCTGAGTGGTGGATTCTTTACAATCAGGTTACAAGATCCATTTACAACCTTATACTGGGGAAGCTCTACTGTGACCACTATGGTACAATGCGTATACAAGGAAATCGTGAATATTCGGGCAATCTGAAATTCAAAGAGCAATCCATCATAGACCGAAATCCTCACCAGGTTGGTTGTAGTcacttttgttttgtttgatttatgcaCCACCCTTGGTTGTTGGGATCTCTATTGTCATTACGCAGTGATAGATAAGATAATTGTTGTGtaccttctagttacacaagctaagtggatgtgtaacttctacttACACAAGataaatagatgtgtaacttctacttacacaagctaaatagatgtgtaatttctagttacacatgctaattagatgtgtaacttttacttacacatactgattgaatgtgtaacttctagttacatagATTTTACTTGCATATAGTAATGGTTGTTACTGATTGAAAATGTTGCATTCTTTCCATTAAGGTTGCATTCTTTTCATTCTGAAACGTGCATATAATATTTGAATGATCGTATGATATGAAACGTTTATCTAATCCATAGTTGTTCATTATGCTTTACTTGTCAGTTCATAGCTTTGTGATGGTGAAAGTTGTAGCCGATGGTGGTGTGGGTGGTGGTACTACTGGAGGGTGCGGTGTGAGTGATGGAGAAATAACTGGGGGTGTCATATTAATTTGTGGTGGTGGAATTGCAAAGTGTTGCAGAAGGCAAGGAACCCCAAGTACCCACGTATTAGTGCACCACCAAGGAACAATCTTGACCATTACCATATCCTTAAATACACACTCACCACATAGTCCGgaatgaagaagattgaagacaacaacACCCTGGTATTCATTGTTGATATCCGTGCTGACAAGAAGATAATCAAGGATGCTTTCAAGAAGATGTACAACATCCAGACAGAGAAAGTGAACACCTTTATCAGGTAAGCCTTCTTGCTTATCAAACAGagaaaggtagtatatggatatatAGGTGAGGATATAGGTCTGGAATGGTTCCACTTAACTCATTTTCACTTAATCTGTTTCGTATGATATTTCTCATGGAAGATTGTTGATTCGATCATATTTCGAGTTAATTTCACTGGTTAGGGAGAACTTGCTGAGCGTCAGGtagcttctatcttttctttctATGAATTCTAACTAACAAAATATATAGTGAAATTGTTTacctgtattgactatagaattATAGAATATGTATCTACTTGTATGATATTTTGATAATTAACCAGTACAATCTGGTTTTGAAATTGTTTCATCTAGGTTAACTTGTAGATACTTATCTTGTTTCTCCTAATTACACGTTCTATGCAAGTGTAATTCTTAGTTACACATggaagatgcatgtgtaacttctgattACACTATACAgaagcatgtgtaactcctactTACACATACTACAATGAACGTATTTAGTTGGTGCATCATTCACATTGCATGCCATTCATTGTTCGCATATTATGTTTCTCTAACTAATGACCGAAACTGCATTTCTGATAGACTGTTGATTCCATTAGCTCTTTTTGGAATTTATTTCACTGGTTAGAGGGGAAATTGCTGAGCGCCATGTAACTTCATTTTTTTGTGTGATCTTCCTATAAATACATCAGTTTTGTGGCACGTTTATTATGAATACATGACACACTTGGTCAAATTAACTTTATCCATCTTTTTCATACTCAGTTACCCTTTCTTAGTGTATTTTGCTTTTGATTGAGCCAAAAACTGTAACATTGTGCTTTAGGTAACTTAAGTTTGCAAGTTCATGATAAATGAcatatgccatatgcatgtgtaactccttgTTACGctagttatatgcatgtgtaacctttcagttacacaagtcaaatgcatgtgtatctcctagttatacatgctatatgcatgtgtaactctcagttactcCGAAGTTTCTATATGaatatgatttttcagtgtttgtagAGTTCAATGAAAAGTGTATTTCGCTTTGATTGTTTGATTGCTCTTGTAttgttattgttttctattatgaaTTGCAGAGTATTGCTGCTGGTGGTATTGGAGTAGGAGGTAGTGCGAGTGGTGGAGAAATAAGTGGAGGTGTCATTTtaactggtggtggtggaattgcAGAGTGTCATTAGGTTTTTACAACAATCAACAATACTCTTCTTCTACAACAATCGTCACAGTTGGAAACGAATGGtgggttggtgaatgctagcactGAAATTGCGCTTGATACTACTGCAAGGTTAGTCCAGCATGCCTCAGTCTGTATTTTATTTCCTATTCTTCGCTTTCCCGGAAATGTTGAACCTTTAACTCATAGCTTTACCACAGAAATCAGTGGTTTGAACATTATACACTTGGTAATCATGCTTATGTTATTGCCTTTATTGGTTCGTGTGCTGAATTccaatatggatgtgtaactcctagttacactggTCAGTTGCATGGGTAATTGCTAGTTTCACTATTCAGATGTATGTGAAattgaatatacattgtttttcatttaatcttataaaaactaattgcttgttgttatattttaggtctcgctggaactggagttgacgttgAACACACAAGTCatacgcatgtgtaactctcaattacactagatagatgcatatgtaactctcaattacactagacagatgcgtgtgtaacttctaattacacatgctaagaaattattataaatgaatattaaagtaatacatgtactttttttatgcgttctttttgatgtctattttttgatatgtaactttgcattacacatgtcataaggatgtgtaacttctggatacacatggcatatgcatgtgtaacttctgcttacacattaacactatactttaataattttgggcctagatttaatagttttgggcttaaatttaaattttatttaattttgggTTTGACAGTATATAAAAGTTCATATAAAAGGGCATCGATGTCTTTTAACAACTCGGGGCtagatttaaatttcttttaatcaagggcctcatattatgggttatccatgggttgggccttagcctaattttcccttatttttttagaatgattttttagggaccatggtttttttgaggggaccatggttttattaggccaccttccctatagttataagggtgtcctaaagcattgaaatgactaacctacccttaacctaatttaatttaaaaccaacccaataaccaccaccacctcccaccatcgccgattaccaccaccaccacctccgattatcgccaccaccaaccaccgattaccaccaccaccgccgcccaccaccgtcgattaccaccaccaccacctccgatatcaccaccaccaaccaccgattaccaccaccacctccgattaccaccaccaccaaccaccaccaccaccactatatatatagattaatttaaaacattaacaaagatattctcacaaacccattactgttattcgtttttggttgaataaatgagaaataatcattaaaatgagttgaaaatggaagttgcagagaggtttaatggagggttttttttcagagaaaagttcgcttatcacgaattaattttttcttaaccgaactcagagttcggttgattcgcaaaaaaatacttttaaccgaactccttgtattagaacaacacaagtccataagttcggttcctttgcaaaataaggatatcaccgaactttagtttacgaaaataatgagaagtccacaagttcggttcgttcgcaaaaatgttaagttttctttgtaaccgaaatctacctttgaaacttcgtaaccgaactctacctaattcgccaagaaataaatttcgtagtaaccgaacgtttgcctaattgcatatataaacccagttcggttgattcgcaaaatatgttgaagtttgcgaaccaaccgaacttctaacactaggttacttttaacccgcagttcggttgggaacttggttgcattgaagtttgcgaactaaccgaacacacaaaatgtacccaaataaattgttaagttcaaagttcggttacctaccattttatcctaggtaaccgaacattacactgtacgaccaaaacctccattaacgagcgagttcggtaacctgcgtgtttggaaaacgtaactgaactacactttcaggtgtgtccggttacatgttcttgacatatggtaaccgaactggcccaaatctacataaaaaaattcatttttttgaaagtttggagcaattcaaccaacattatctaagtttgaagcatacccgggtacccaaatacccttcctccgattgtggttggtaaaatccatcgtttttcatgtttttcttcttcatcttctctaactttactctctcaataattctacttctttaaaaaaaaagaccatctgattttttaatctcactaattatctttaacttaatcatctcactaatcattacactaactaatcatcacccaaagtttattaggagggtaatttaggtatcaatataaatatctagataaggggtgatctagatttacttctaatgtctttacccaaaataaaaccatggtccccaaaaaaaatcatggtcccgaAAAATCGTTCTCTTTTTACTAAATTCCTAAGATAACACAAGTACAAAACACGCTGCACATACATTAGACATGTTTTTATTCGTGTGTGTGTGCCAGCACAGCAAGGTGCATTTTACACCTCTAACCAGCACCCCTCACAATTAATAGCCCACTAAATTATGGACCTCCGATGTCAAAAAGTGCCACTAAATAACTTCTGGCCCAAAAGTTAGTCACTTTTGAGCAACACCCAAAACATCTTTACTTCGCGTGGAAGTTCGGATTCCCTGAAAGAGAAGCAAGTAACTTCATCATCATTAGAGGAAAAGGAAGGCACTTGCGCGTGGTAGAGTAGTAGTTACTAGTGCTTTCAAAAGTGGATGTCTTGATTAGTTGATTATATCGAGAAAAACATCGTTTATGACATGTAGTGGTTAGATGCTAGTAGCCCAGTACCTGCAGTGgtaattggaaacactatataaTGACTAGAATTAAGGGTAGATTATGAGAAGTAGATGCGAGCATTGATATTGTTTTTTGGGctcttgttaacttgtatacccgtatataTGTTAAGGTTCACTAAAACCAATTTCTAAtagaataatacaaaaaaaaacataattttcaagaaaataaaataattctttattaaaccttaacatgtatacgggtatacaataACAAAAGCCTGTTTTTTGTATAAAGGTGTCATTTATACAATATTTTATAATAACCACTACAAATAATGCACATCGTTGCCTTAAATTTAACTGTTTTTCTTTATAACTTAAGAGACCACTGGTAGGAATTAAACCATACTTTTCAAACCCTCATCCCAAAGCATAACTGTGTTCAAAACCCTTCAGATTTCAGACCCATAAGGTTAAGCAACATCTcatacaaaatcatctcaaaaatcatGACAAACAGATTAAAACCAGTACTCCACAAAATCATATTCCCATGGAAAGCTGCATATGTTCCAGGTAGAAATATATTGGACAATACCATCATAGCTCATGAAATTGTTCAATACATGAAGAACACACAATCTTATCATGGTGCTGTAGCTGTTAAATTGGacatgtcaaaagcctttgacaggaTGGAGTGGAGCTTCATCAATAAAATTTTGCTGAAACTTGGATTCTGTGATAGATGGTGTCAGTTGGCCAACCAATGTATATCAACTACTACTATCTCTATTCTGTTAAATGGTTCTCCAATTCAAACAATGGTTCCAACAAGAGGATTAAGATAGGGAGATAGTCTATCTCCATATCTCTTCATCATCTGTATGGAAGGATTTAGTAGGATGATCCAAGCTGAAGTGGATAACAATGCTATAATTCCAATTCACCCTGCAAGATATGGTCCTCCAGTTTCACATCTATTCTTTGCAAATGACTGCATATTGTTCTCCTCAGCTAAAAGATCTTCTATAGAGAATCTGCAAGAGGTAATATATAAATTTTGTGAAGCTTCAGGACAAATGATAAATCTCAACAAATCCAGTATACGCTTCAACAAAAGATTAAATGAGGGCATCAAGATTGATATCTGCAACATGATGAGAATGAAAACTATGCTTTTGGATGAAAAGTATGTGGGAATTAACTTATTCATGAGCAAAGGGAGAAACAAGTGCTTCAAAAACATCCATGAAAAGATGAAGACAAGAATCCAACATTGGCAGGCTGGTATGGTGAATCAAGCTGGCAGAAGTACTCAAATTCAGGCTGTCACTAATTCCATGGCCTAATTTCAGATTGGATGTTTTATTCTTCCTCAACAAACCATAAACCAACTTGAAGCTACCCAAAGAAAATACTGGTggaacaagaacaatggaagagGCTACTATTTCATCTCTGGGGTGCTGTTTCAATTCCCAAAAGGTGGGGAGGTCTTGGGTTCAAAAATCTGAAAAT encodes the following:
- the LOC113311926 gene encoding uncharacterized protein LOC113311926: MIQAEVDNNAIIPIHPARYGPPVSHLFFANDCILFSSAKRSSIENLQEVIYKFCEASGQMINLNKSSIRFNKRLNEGIKIDICNMMRMKTMLLDEKYVGINLFMSKGRNKCFKNIHEKMKTRIQHWQAGMVNQAGRSTQIQAVTNSMA